In a single window of the Melioribacteraceae bacterium genome:
- a CDS encoding DUF1015 domain-containing protein: protein MAVIRPFNAYRANPLVAHLVASVPYDVVNREEAANLAKGNPISLLRVTRSEIEMDENIDVYSPQVYEKAKSNWERLKVDAPLIQETEPHFYIYKLTMGNHSQVGIAATFSVEDYDNDVIKKHEKTRKVKEDDRTNHIVTTEVQTGAVFLTYKAVSSIDKIVNDVMKKNEPINNFSSPDGIKHVVWIVPQEQNDIIANEFKSVPSLYIADGHHRAASASRAQKVKKEQNPNHNGSEEYNYFLAVLFPADQLKILPYNRIVHELKMSKEDFINKVKVNFQIEEGTPTPSEKKTFSMYIDNKWYSLKPNSNIKVADTIGDNLDVSILQNYLLHPVLGIEDPRTDTNVDFIGGIRGTEELEMLVNNGKAAVAFSLYPVTLDDLINISDAGEIMPPKSTWFEPKLRDGLLVHGI from the coding sequence ATGGCTGTAATTAGACCTTTTAATGCATATAGAGCAAATCCGTTGGTTGCTCATCTTGTTGCAAGTGTACCGTATGATGTAGTTAACAGAGAAGAAGCCGCAAATCTGGCAAAAGGCAATCCAATAAGTTTATTGCGTGTAACTCGATCTGAAATCGAGATGGATGAAAATATTGATGTGTATTCTCCGCAAGTATATGAGAAAGCAAAATCAAATTGGGAACGTTTAAAAGTTGATGCACCGTTAATTCAAGAAACTGAACCTCATTTTTATATTTACAAATTAACAATGGGAAATCATTCGCAAGTAGGAATTGCGGCAACTTTTTCAGTTGAAGACTATGATAATGATGTAATCAAAAAACATGAAAAAACTAGAAAAGTAAAAGAAGATGACCGCACAAACCATATAGTAACAACAGAAGTACAGACCGGAGCGGTATTTTTAACTTATAAGGCGGTTTCCTCCATTGATAAAATTGTAAATGATGTGATGAAGAAAAATGAACCCATCAATAACTTTTCATCACCCGATGGAATTAAGCATGTTGTTTGGATTGTTCCTCAAGAGCAAAACGATATAATTGCTAATGAATTTAAGTCGGTTCCAAGTCTATATATTGCTGATGGTCATCATCGCGCGGCAAGCGCAAGCCGTGCACAAAAAGTTAAAAAAGAACAAAACCCTAATCATAACGGGAGCGAAGAATATAATTATTTTCTTGCGGTACTTTTTCCAGCTGATCAATTAAAGATTCTTCCCTATAATAGAATTGTTCATGAATTGAAAATGAGCAAAGAAGATTTTATTAATAAAGTAAAAGTAAATTTTCAAATTGAAGAGGGTACACCTACTCCATCGGAAAAGAAAACTTTTTCAATGTATATTGATAACAAATGGTATTCGCTAAAACCAAACAGCAATATAAAGGTGGCTGATACAATCGGTGATAACTTAGATGTGAGTATTCTCCAAAATTATTTGCTACATCCTGTACTTGGTATTGAAGATCCCCGCACTGATACTAATGTCGATTTTATTGGGGGAATTAGGGGTACGGAAGAATTAGAGATGTTGGTAAATAATGGGAAAGCCGCCGTTGCTTTTTCTTTGTATCCGGTTACATTAGATGATTTAATTAATATATCGGACGCGGGAGAAATAATGCCCCCAAAATCAACCTGGTTTGAACCAAAATTGAGAGACGGACTTCTTGTTCATGGAATTTAA
- the serC gene encoding 3-phosphoserine/phosphohydroxythreonine transaminase: MEKRIYNLSAGPAILPEEVLLEAQKDLFSYKGSGMSIMEMSHRGKIFDGVIKEAEADLRKLLSIGDDYAVLFLQGGATLQFSMVPLNLMPPKNKADYIITGSWAKKAAKEAKRVGTVNVAGSSEADNFSHLPKQSDLKLDADASYVHFTSNNTIYGTQYKTEPEVGNVPLVCDASSDFLHKKIDINKYSLIYAGAQKNIGPSGVVVVIIKKDLLERSSDSLHTYMNYKIHVENDSMYNTPTTFGIYIAGLVFKWLLNMGGLEAMYKLNLEKAGILYNAIDSSNGYYKGTTAVDDRSLMNVTYRLPNEELEKKFIDEAKKKGFEGLKGHRIVGGIRASIYNAFPKKGVEDLVAFMEEFKKNN; the protein is encoded by the coding sequence ATGGAAAAAAGAATTTATAATCTCAGCGCGGGTCCCGCTATACTTCCCGAAGAAGTTTTGTTGGAAGCACAGAAAGATTTATTCTCTTACAAAGGAAGCGGTATGAGCATTATGGAGATGAGCCACCGTGGAAAAATATTCGATGGAGTTATTAAAGAAGCCGAAGCTGATTTAAGAAAACTATTAAGCATCGGTGATGATTACGCAGTATTGTTTTTGCAGGGAGGAGCAACACTTCAATTTTCGATGGTACCGCTTAATTTAATGCCGCCGAAAAATAAAGCTGACTATATTATTACCGGTTCATGGGCTAAAAAAGCGGCTAAAGAAGCAAAGAGAGTTGGTACCGTTAATGTTGCGGGTTCATCTGAAGCAGATAATTTTTCTCATCTTCCAAAACAATCTGACTTAAAACTTGATGCTGATGCCTCATATGTTCACTTTACTTCGAACAATACTATTTATGGCACACAATATAAAACTGAACCAGAAGTGGGAAATGTACCCCTAGTTTGTGATGCTTCATCAGATTTTCTTCATAAAAAAATAGACATTAATAAATATTCACTCATTTATGCCGGTGCGCAAAAGAATATTGGTCCATCGGGTGTTGTGGTTGTCATAATCAAAAAAGATTTGCTGGAAAGATCATCAGATTCTCTTCATACATATATGAATTACAAAATTCATGTTGAAAATGATTCAATGTATAATACACCTACTACATTTGGAATTTACATAGCGGGATTAGTATTTAAGTGGTTGCTGAATATGGGTGGATTGGAAGCAATGTACAAACTTAATCTTGAGAAAGCAGGAATCCTTTATAACGCAATTGACTCAAGCAATGGTTATTACAAAGGTACAACAGCAGTTGATGATCGTTCATTAATGAATGTTACTTATCGTTTGCCAAATGAGGAACTGGAAAAGAAATTTATCGATGAAGCAAAGAAGAAGGGTTTCGAAGGTTTGAAAGGTCATAGAATTGTTGGGGGAATTAGAGCCTCAATTTATAACGCGTTCCCTAAAAAGGGGGTTGAAGATTTAGTCGCATTTATGGAAGAGTTCAAAAAGAATAATTAA
- the hutH gene encoding histidine ammonia-lyase has protein sequence MKLIIDGKSLSLKKIEMFIEQSVQVEFSSEAKRRIKKSRNLIEKWIKDDKVIYGVTTGFGEFANVKISKSDIQELQRNLIISHSAGVGENLPPHIVKIMMLLRANALARGHSGIRLETVQLLLDMLNNNIIPVIPSQGSVGSSGDLAPLSHLVLAMIGEGEVQIIKNVLDEKAILSKILDSKRALNKFGLSPVVLQAKEGLALINGTQMMTAYASWICIKAMQLISTSDISAALSHEALRGTDKAYDLRLHKLRPFPGQIATAQNMLSLLKNSEIRISHITGDSRVQDSYSLRCIPQIHGASRDTINYVCSKVEVELNSVNDNPLIFPDEQDFLEGGNFHGQPMALVMDFMSIALSELANVSERRIERLVNGSLSQLPRFLTTKGGLNSGLMIAQYTAAALVSENKTLAHPASVDSIPTSANQEDHNSMGSIAARKCYQILKNVQTVIAIELLTAAQGVEFLKPLKCGIGTNAAYQVIRKSIPPLKKDRILYKDIQKAINLVEKNMILISVSKKVKVI, from the coding sequence ATGAAATTGATAATTGATGGCAAATCATTATCGCTGAAAAAGATTGAGATGTTTATCGAACAAAGTGTTCAGGTGGAGTTTTCTTCCGAAGCCAAAAGAAGAATTAAAAAATCACGCAACCTTATTGAAAAATGGATTAAAGATGATAAAGTTATTTATGGGGTTACAACAGGCTTTGGCGAATTTGCCAATGTTAAAATTTCAAAAAGCGATATTCAAGAACTTCAGAGAAATTTAATAATTAGTCATTCGGCCGGGGTCGGAGAAAATCTTCCTCCACATATAGTTAAAATTATGATGCTTCTTCGGGCAAATGCTCTTGCTAGGGGACATTCGGGGATACGCTTGGAAACTGTCCAACTGCTGCTCGATATGCTTAACAATAATATTATTCCGGTAATTCCCTCTCAAGGTTCAGTTGGTTCAAGCGGGGATCTCGCTCCATTATCGCATCTTGTTCTTGCAATGATTGGGGAAGGTGAGGTTCAGATTATAAAAAATGTATTAGATGAAAAGGCAATTCTTTCAAAGATTCTTGATTCAAAGCGTGCATTAAATAAATTTGGATTATCTCCTGTTGTACTACAAGCCAAAGAAGGGTTAGCGTTAATTAACGGCACCCAGATGATGACCGCTTACGCCTCATGGATTTGTATTAAAGCAATGCAATTAATCTCAACATCCGATATTTCTGCCGCTCTTTCACACGAGGCACTGCGAGGGACAGACAAAGCTTATGATTTACGATTACATAAATTACGACCATTCCCCGGACAAATTGCAACTGCTCAGAATATGTTATCATTATTAAAAAATAGTGAAATACGAATTTCTCATATCACCGGAGATTCGCGTGTTCAAGATTCTTATTCACTTCGCTGCATACCACAAATTCATGGTGCCTCACGTGATACTATAAATTATGTCTGCTCAAAAGTTGAAGTGGAGTTAAATTCTGTTAACGACAATCCATTGATATTTCCGGACGAGCAGGATTTTCTTGAAGGGGGAAATTTCCACGGGCAGCCAATGGCATTGGTAATGGATTTTATGTCTATTGCTTTATCTGAATTGGCAAACGTTTCTGAACGCAGAATTGAGAGATTGGTTAATGGGTCATTAAGTCAATTGCCTAGATTCCTAACCACAAAAGGCGGGTTAAATTCGGGATTGATGATAGCTCAATATACCGCGGCGGCACTAGTCTCCGAAAACAAAACACTTGCTCATCCCGCTAGTGTAGATTCTATACCGACTTCTGCTAATCAAGAAGATCATAATTCAATGGGTTCAATTGCAGCGCGCAAATGTTATCAGATTCTAAAAAATGTTCAAACAGTTATTGCGATTGAGCTGCTCACCGCCGCACAAGGAGTAGAATTTCTAAAACCGCTTAAATGTGGCATCGGCACAAATGCTGCATATCAAGTGATTAGAAAAAGTATTCCTCCTTTAAAAAAGGATCGGATACTTTATAAGGATATTCAAAAAGCCATTAACCTGGTAGAAAAGAATATGATACTAATTTCGGTGAGTAAAAAAGTTAAAGTTATTTAG
- the hflX gene encoding GTPase HflX: MKPTYTKIKNTPKERAILVSLLTDQFTKEQAEEHLEELEMLTDTAGANTIFKIMQEKSHADPAFYIGKGKASEIAELVDLNDIDLIIFDDDLNPTQVRNLEKLFEKKVLDRSGLILDIFASHAKTREAKTQVELAQLQYMLPRLTRAWTHLSKQYGGIGTKGPGETQIETDRRIIRTRITKLKETLKKIESQHTTKSAGRREFITASLVGYTNAGKSTLLNRLTNAGVLAEDKLFATLDSTTRAYEPEKNKKILLSDTVGFIRKLPHMLVASFKSTLNVVHEADIILHVIDISHDYFEDHIKVVDETLEELNCHNKIQLKIFNKVDILKDRERIQYVMNKYENALIISAERGVNISKLNEKLLHLYEKNFSLHKLKLNHSDSKTISKMYELADVVNIDYQDNFVIIKYRASESNNKIIKKLINT; encoded by the coding sequence ATGAAACCGACCTACACAAAAATAAAAAACACGCCAAAGGAAAGAGCCATCTTGGTTTCTCTTCTAACTGATCAATTTACCAAGGAACAGGCAGAAGAACACCTTGAAGAACTTGAGATGTTAACAGATACAGCCGGGGCTAATACAATTTTTAAAATTATGCAGGAAAAAAGTCATGCCGACCCCGCCTTCTATATTGGTAAGGGTAAAGCCTCTGAAATTGCCGAATTGGTTGATTTGAATGATATCGACTTAATAATATTCGACGATGATTTAAATCCAACTCAAGTTAGAAATCTTGAAAAACTTTTTGAAAAAAAAGTATTAGATAGAAGCGGATTGATTCTGGATATATTCGCTTCACACGCTAAAACAAGAGAAGCAAAAACCCAGGTTGAATTAGCTCAACTTCAATATATGCTGCCAAGATTAACTAGGGCGTGGACTCACCTTTCAAAACAATATGGCGGAATCGGAACTAAGGGTCCCGGCGAAACCCAGATTGAAACTGACCGAAGAATTATACGAACTCGCATAACTAAACTTAAAGAGACGTTAAAAAAAATTGAATCTCAGCATACAACAAAAAGCGCGGGAAGAAGAGAATTTATAACCGCTTCTCTCGTTGGATACACGAATGCCGGTAAATCAACTTTACTTAACAGACTCACAAATGCAGGTGTTCTTGCAGAGGACAAATTATTTGCGACCTTGGATTCGACAACAAGGGCATATGAACCAGAGAAAAACAAAAAAATACTCTTAAGTGATACCGTTGGATTTATTCGCAAGCTTCCACATATGCTGGTTGCCTCATTTAAAAGCACACTAAACGTTGTTCATGAAGCTGATATAATTCTTCATGTTATAGATATTTCACATGACTATTTTGAAGATCATATTAAAGTTGTTGATGAAACACTCGAAGAACTAAATTGCCATAATAAAATTCAGCTCAAGATTTTTAACAAAGTTGATATCCTAAAGGATAGAGAACGAATTCAATACGTTATGAATAAATATGAGAACGCTTTAATTATTTCCGCGGAACGGGGTGTGAATATTAGCAAACTTAATGAGAAACTGCTGCATCTTTATGAAAAAAATTTTTCGCTTCATAAGTTGAAGCTTAATCATTCCGACTCAAAAACGATTTCTAAGATGTATGAGCTTGCTGATGTAGTTAATATTGACTACCAAGATAATTTTGTAATTATCAAATACCGCGCGAGTGAATCAAACAATAAAATAATTAAAAAATTGATAAATACGTAA
- a CDS encoding BatA and WFA domain-containing protein — translation MTFLNPAILFGLIALSIPILLHFLNLRKLKRVEFSTLAFLKELQKSKIRRIKIKQWLLLIIRSLIILFLVLAFARPTISTNYFGSSSAAKTSAVFIIDNTFSMSAIDENGSYLNQAKKRAAELLNVFQNGDEVSIITVDQPEKKVSPIAGKESLKKLIDEIEISNVRRSINESIISASQILYESSNYNKEIFVFTDFQSNSLYDNDKELSSLKNVLEPYARIHFIDFSGDPVNNLSVSRFECLNQIFEQGKSIEFSVEVKNNSQNSQSTLTSLFLNGQRKSQQSISLSGGESKSLYFETTLSDTGFVEAFVEIEDDAIINDNRRFVSFLSPATMKILLVYDNQSDAHFVELALRSGSKGLVSLTSISHQQIVSTNPTNFDAIFLVGTKNFNPSNRINQYLERGGTLIVFPGTSEENNLYPNIPQLKPFVKNAVLIDKSNNKMEQLQFGKTNIDHPLFNDLFESKESREFETPSFIRYFNYSLVSDVDKIISLSDGAPFLSFLPLNKGRVFVFNTAPVLGWSDFPLKGVFAPLMNRLIFYSASKNSKHTDLFCGNSVVLDISQKLTSQVKVDAPQNNYFIINTDSLANQNYLLFDKTFLPGSYKLLSYNKLLDFSVVNPHPLESEADKYGTDKIIEYFEIISFDGSVFIHSAEDNLNTEVYDSRFGTELWKYFVIFALILALLEMYLSKSSKNDLSNLEK, via the coding sequence ATGACGTTTTTGAATCCGGCGATACTATTTGGATTAATCGCTCTATCAATTCCTATTCTTCTGCACTTTTTAAATTTACGAAAGTTAAAGAGAGTTGAGTTCAGCACTCTTGCCTTTTTAAAAGAATTGCAGAAATCGAAAATCCGCCGAATTAAAATAAAACAATGGCTGTTATTAATTATACGAAGCTTGATTATTCTGTTTTTAGTATTGGCTTTCGCCCGCCCTACAATTAGCACAAATTATTTTGGGAGTTCTTCTGCGGCAAAAACATCTGCTGTATTTATAATTGACAATACATTCAGTATGTCCGCAATCGATGAAAATGGATCTTATTTAAATCAGGCAAAAAAAAGAGCCGCGGAATTGTTAAATGTTTTTCAGAATGGAGACGAAGTATCAATTATCACAGTGGACCAACCCGAGAAAAAAGTATCCCCAATTGCCGGTAAGGAATCTTTGAAAAAACTGATCGACGAAATTGAGATTTCTAACGTTCGAAGAAGCATAAATGAGTCAATTATAAGCGCCTCCCAAATTCTATACGAATCAAGTAATTATAATAAAGAAATATTCGTGTTCACCGATTTTCAATCTAATAGCTTATACGATAATGATAAAGAACTATCATCGTTAAAAAATGTTTTAGAACCTTATGCGCGGATTCATTTCATTGATTTTTCGGGAGATCCCGTTAATAATTTAAGCGTAAGTAGGTTTGAATGCTTAAATCAAATATTTGAACAGGGGAAATCGATAGAATTTAGTGTCGAGGTAAAAAATAATTCTCAAAACAGTCAAAGCACCTTGACCTCATTATTTTTAAATGGGCAGAGAAAATCTCAGCAATCAATTAGTTTGAGTGGGGGAGAATCAAAATCATTGTATTTTGAAACCACCCTTTCAGATACCGGCTTTGTTGAAGCTTTTGTGGAGATTGAGGATGATGCCATAATTAATGATAACCGTAGGTTTGTATCTTTTCTCTCACCCGCAACAATGAAAATATTGCTTGTTTACGATAATCAATCCGATGCACATTTCGTAGAGTTAGCTCTGAGAAGTGGAAGTAAAGGTTTAGTATCATTAACCAGTATCTCACACCAGCAAATTGTTTCTACCAATCCTACAAATTTTGATGCGATTTTTTTAGTTGGAACAAAAAACTTCAATCCGTCAAACCGAATAAATCAATATCTTGAAAGGGGCGGAACATTAATTGTATTTCCCGGAACTTCAGAGGAGAACAATCTTTATCCTAACATTCCGCAGTTAAAACCCTTTGTTAAGAATGCTGTTTTGATAGATAAAAGTAATAACAAAATGGAGCAATTACAGTTTGGCAAAACAAATATTGATCATCCTTTATTCAACGATTTATTTGAGAGCAAAGAATCACGTGAATTTGAAACCCCCTCTTTCATTCGTTACTTTAATTATTCTCTAGTTTCAGATGTAGATAAAATAATCAGTTTGAGTGACGGAGCTCCTTTCCTTTCCTTTCTTCCGCTGAATAAAGGAAGAGTATTTGTTTTTAACACAGCACCGGTTCTTGGTTGGAGTGACTTTCCTTTAAAGGGAGTATTTGCGCCTTTGATGAATAGATTAATCTTTTACTCTGCCTCAAAAAATAGCAAGCATACAGATCTGTTCTGTGGAAATTCTGTGGTTCTGGATATTTCCCAAAAACTTACTTCACAAGTAAAAGTGGATGCTCCACAGAATAATTACTTTATCATTAATACAGATTCTCTTGCTAATCAAAATTATTTATTGTTCGATAAAACTTTTTTACCAGGCTCTTATAAATTATTAAGTTATAATAAACTGTTAGATTTTTCAGTCGTTAATCCCCACCCCCTTGAAAGTGAAGCTGATAAATATGGGACCGATAAAATAATTGAGTACTTTGAAATAATATCATTTGACGGATCAGTATTTATCCACTCAGCGGAAGATAATTTAAACACTGAAGTGTATGACTCGCGTTTTGGAACTGAACTCTGGAAATACTTTGTGATATTTGCGTTAATTTTAGCATTACTAGAAATGTATCTTTCAAAAAGTTCAAAAAACGATTTAAGTAATTTGGAAAAATGA
- a CDS encoding glycosyltransferase family 4 protein, giving the protein MKVLITCFSKSWGGLEMYMLEIAGRLLNNKITVEFCCLSNSRLYDEAVKHNFKVKQINARGYFHPLEILKTANYFKQNHFDIIHSGHSKDLWLLVPSLILSNKNIPLVLSKQMGSYIIKKDFLHKLIYNRLNYAFAISNVIAQNLSDTTPLPKNKILLLHNAIDTNKFDPAKVDRNKVRAEFSINPNSILIGMIARFSKGKGHEEFLRAASLLSKKHNNLVFMIVGEPSKGEDQYAEEIKTLANNLGLVNNLIFTGFRTDTPEVLAAFDIFIFPSHAEAFGLSLAEALSMGKPSVCSNSDGVLDIAVDEVTSYLFEKMNWEDLSQKIDRLINDEDKRIEFGLAARKRAVELFDMSVFTNKLLYYYEKAIKESKVL; this is encoded by the coding sequence ATGAAAGTATTAATTACTTGCTTTTCAAAGAGCTGGGGCGGTCTCGAAATGTATATGCTCGAAATTGCGGGTAGGTTACTAAACAACAAAATAACCGTAGAGTTTTGTTGCTTGTCAAATTCAAGACTCTATGACGAAGCGGTTAAACACAATTTTAAAGTAAAACAAATTAATGCCAGAGGTTATTTTCATCCATTAGAAATATTAAAAACGGCAAATTATTTTAAACAAAATCACTTTGATATTATTCACTCGGGACACTCAAAGGATTTGTGGCTATTGGTACCTTCACTCATACTTAGTAATAAAAACATTCCCCTTGTACTTTCTAAACAAATGGGCTCCTACATTATAAAAAAGGATTTTTTACACAAATTAATTTACAACCGCTTAAATTATGCCTTCGCTATTAGTAATGTCATCGCTCAAAATTTATCGGATACAACACCTCTTCCTAAAAATAAAATTCTGTTGCTTCATAATGCAATTGATACAAATAAATTCGACCCCGCAAAGGTTGATAGAAATAAAGTAAGAGCTGAATTCAGTATTAATCCAAATTCAATATTAATAGGAATGATCGCCCGGTTCAGTAAAGGGAAAGGGCATGAAGAATTTTTGCGCGCCGCATCATTACTCTCAAAAAAACATAATAATTTAGTTTTTATGATCGTTGGCGAACCGAGCAAGGGGGAAGATCAATATGCCGAAGAAATAAAAACATTAGCAAATAATTTGGGACTGGTAAATAATTTAATTTTTACAGGATTTCGAACAGATACCCCCGAAGTTTTAGCCGCATTTGATATATTTATTTTCCCTTCGCATGCCGAGGCATTTGGACTTTCGTTAGCGGAAGCATTAAGTATGGGGAAGCCTTCTGTTTGCTCTAATTCTGACGGAGTTCTCGATATTGCAGTTGATGAAGTAACAAGCTACCTTTTCGAAAAAATGAATTGGGAAGATCTTTCTCAAAAAATAGATCGACTCATAAATGATGAGGATAAGAGAATTGAATTTGGATTGGCGGCAAGAAAGCGTGCTGTAGAATTATTTGACATGTCTGTCTTCACAAATAAACTGTTGTATTACTATGAAAAAGCAATTAAAGAAAGTAAGGTTTTATAA
- a CDS encoding SpoIID/LytB domain-containing protein — MKEPKISVGIIEAPSIRFDLYGEYLLKGIPQPLNGEFEAKINSGKILIFQNGAQIAEEKEILFKPSDVESDSFLLYDVIIGKDFHWMKKEKQRFRGSIKLVLNNSLIHAINFISLEDYLTSVISSEMSPNCSIESLKAHSIISRSWLLAQLDKKKNKEESITTSHITENEIIKWYDRQDHQLFDFCADDHCQRYQGISKVFNDNANAAVMATRGYVLMHNNNICDTRFSKCCGGITEAFHNVWENEKHEYLDCNFDYKFELDGVSFDLTSEEDFTRWVRCSPNAYCNTSDPKILSQVLVDFDRSTTDFFRWKIEYSQEELKSIIKEKSGIDFGDLIEFEPVERGGSGRLIKLKIVGSRKTITIGKELEIRRILSKTHLYSSAFIITALNFVNGFPQKFLIEGAGWGHGVGLCQIGAAVMSELGHNFDEILLHYFRSAKIQKIY, encoded by the coding sequence ATGAAAGAACCCAAAATTAGTGTTGGTATAATTGAGGCGCCCTCAATTCGGTTTGATTTGTATGGAGAATATTTGCTAAAAGGTATTCCCCAGCCATTAAATGGAGAATTTGAGGCAAAAATTAATTCAGGCAAAATATTAATTTTTCAGAATGGGGCGCAGATTGCGGAAGAAAAAGAAATCCTATTTAAACCATCCGATGTTGAATCCGATTCCTTTTTACTCTATGATGTAATTATTGGTAAAGATTTTCATTGGATGAAAAAGGAGAAGCAGCGTTTTCGTGGCAGTATTAAGTTAGTGCTTAATAATAGTCTTATTCATGCCATCAATTTTATTTCTCTCGAAGATTATTTAACTAGCGTGATCTCCTCAGAAATGAGCCCAAATTGTTCTATCGAATCTCTCAAAGCGCATTCAATTATTTCGCGCAGCTGGCTATTGGCACAGCTTGATAAGAAAAAAAACAAAGAAGAATCAATTACAACAAGCCACATCACAGAAAATGAAATAATTAAATGGTACGACCGCCAGGATCATCAATTATTTGATTTTTGCGCGGATGATCATTGCCAGCGTTATCAAGGAATTTCGAAGGTGTTTAATGATAACGCTAATGCCGCAGTTATGGCAACACGCGGTTATGTGCTAATGCACAATAATAATATATGTGATACAAGGTTTTCAAAATGCTGTGGTGGTATAACCGAAGCGTTTCATAATGTGTGGGAAAATGAAAAACATGAATATTTAGATTGTAATTTTGATTATAAATTTGAGCTGGATGGCGTTTCATTTGACTTAACGAGTGAGGAGGATTTTACAAGATGGGTAAGATGTTCTCCAAATGCATACTGCAATACTTCCGATCCAAAAATTCTTTCGCAGGTACTTGTTGATTTTGATAGATCTACAACCGATTTCTTCCGATGGAAAATTGAATACTCGCAAGAAGAGTTAAAATCTATAATTAAAGAAAAAAGTGGAATTGATTTTGGTGATTTAATTGAGTTTGAACCTGTTGAAAGAGGCGGCTCTGGTAGATTAATCAAATTAAAAATTGTTGGAAGTAGAAAAACAATTACAATTGGTAAGGAATTAGAGATTAGGAGAATTCTTTCAAAGACACACCTTTATAGTTCCGCATTCATAATAACGGCTTTAAATTTTGTTAATGGATTTCCTCAAAAATTTTTGATAGAAGGCGCAGGCTGGGGGCATGGTGTAGGTTTATGCCAAATTGGAGCCGCTGTTATGAGTGAATTAGGGCATAACTTCGATGAAATACTTCTTCACTATTTTAGATCCGCGAAAATTCAAAAGATTTATTAA
- a CDS encoding rhodanese-related sulfurtransferase, whose amino-acid sequence MDLLIKSDLLSLIKKLQKMSYRILLFYKYVKFSNPEQFRNDHLKFCTENDILGRVWISDEGINGTVSGLLENISRYKQEVKKYPEFADLWFKEDQYEQHAFNKIHVRVKKEIVNASFGKVDLSKTGKRLEPNQLLELYKSNTDFLIVDARNDYESKIGKFKNAVTPQMNTFRDWPRIAEELKEYKNKTVITYCTGGIRCEKASAYLVENGFTDVYQLNGGIWNFINQHPDTYWEGSMFVFDERRIVSPNNKDDLKHTGKCFYCGTPASYYINCHNQSCDIIIVTCDTCKEINKYCCSDECRNSPNQRTRIHG is encoded by the coding sequence ATGGATTTATTAATAAAATCAGATTTATTATCTTTAATTAAAAAATTACAAAAAATGAGCTACCGGATACTTTTATTTTATAAATACGTAAAATTCAGCAACCCCGAACAATTTCGTAACGATCACCTAAAATTTTGCACTGAAAATGATATTCTTGGACGGGTATGGATTTCTGATGAGGGGATCAATGGCACGGTATCGGGATTATTAGAAAACATTTCCCGCTACAAACAAGAAGTAAAAAAGTACCCCGAATTCGCCGATCTCTGGTTCAAGGAGGATCAATATGAGCAGCACGCATTCAACAAAATACATGTTAGAGTAAAAAAGGAAATTGTTAACGCAAGTTTTGGAAAGGTTGATCTTTCAAAAACGGGGAAAAGATTAGAACCGAATCAGCTTTTAGAATTATATAAAAGCAACACCGACTTTTTAATTGTTGATGCAAGAAATGATTATGAGAGTAAAATTGGCAAGTTTAAAAATGCCGTAACTCCGCAAATGAACACATTTAGAGACTGGCCGCGGATAGCGGAAGAGTTAAAGGAGTATAAAAATAAAACTGTTATAACTTACTGCACCGGCGGGATAAGATGTGAAAAAGCATCCGCTTATTTAGTAGAAAATGGCTTTACAGATGTGTACCAACTTAATGGCGGAATATGGAATTTCATTAATCAACATCCTGATACATATTGGGAAGGAAGCATGTTTGTATTTGATGAGAGAAGAATTGTTTCTCCTAATAATAAAGATGATTTAAAACATACCGGAAAATGTTTTTACTGCGGAACACCGGCATCTTACTATATTAACTGCCACAATCAAAGCTGCGATATAATTATTGTAACTTGCGATACTTGTAAGGAGATAAATAAATACTGCTGTTCCGATGAATGCCGCAATTCACCCAATCAAAGAACACGAATACATGGTTAA